TACTACACCACCACGAAGAACAAGCGCACCAAGCCCGACAAGATGGAGCTGCGCAAATATGATCCCAAGGTGCGCAAGCACGTGGTCTTCAAGGAAGCGAAGATCAAATAGCGTTCCGTTTCAGCGAACACTTTCGGCGAACACAAGGAAACCCGGCTCTGCCGGGTTTTTTGTTACCGGTGGGGCGGTACGGTTCCGGCCTGGCGGGCCAGGAAAGCGGTTTTGGCGGATAATTCCAGGGAGCAAAGCCACTTGTACGCCAGGTTGATCGTCGGGCCGCAGGCATAGGCGCCGTGTCCGCGAACCACGATGATGCGCGTATTGCT
This Acidiferrobacteraceae bacterium DNA region includes the following protein-coding sequences:
- the rpmG gene encoding 50S ribosomal protein L33, giving the protein MAAVREKIKLVSSAGTGFYYTTTKNKRTKPDKMELRKYDPKVRKHVVFKEAKIK